The following coding sequences lie in one Lolium perenne isolate Kyuss_39 chromosome 2, Kyuss_2.0, whole genome shotgun sequence genomic window:
- the LOC127335069 gene encoding uncharacterized protein isoform X2, with translation MLSSRPRSGSFEAGLRAGASSSFRESKTSPRFQRSRSTAGASKASPSPEKRRGVTGGGGGGGGSAMPMQQRVAQLERERDEKARLAQLEEDLRREREEKARVAQLEEDLSREREDKARAVQELNELRNGNESKDAEKVQLLEREVEKAKESERKMLESLIYQTKQLEQAKIGLEEAKLEITTLQQQQGSSRSHEPAPASASGTWRGVMEQMSVKDLVFGGGGADDEEVRALRADLRAATQGEERSRKALEDLSVALADVTAEAKQVKRWLADAQAGLEAANAEAGRLRAALADAETALREQRRRRLEAEEAAASWADKERVLLGCVRAAEEEVCLARQENTKLVESQRVIRDENARLRDILKQAVGEANVVKESLELARVENARLNDVVDDKEAALQGLRQEYECVKVSEAAAQSSLKELNSLLAATTTACSTPVSSRTAPVAPAPEHDHHLPPSARLVASAKGSPASRRWMAEKPRTPSSRSYSVGEPAKFKGVGYSQSARMGNLNPKDRMFASLSNIADLKSAADCAAMDDYDDEFDHIDESHYVEHSMNDKKKRPILRKFGDLFRRKSFYKSNLAPVHT, from the exons ATGCTCTCCTCCAGGCCGAG ATCCGGCTCCTTCGAGGCCGGCCTCAGAGCGGGCGCTTCCTCCAGCTTCCGAGAATCCAAGACCTCGCCTCGGTTCCAACGCAGCCGCTCCACCGCCGGCGCCTCCAAGGCATCGCCATCACCAGAG AAGCGTCGAGGCGTCACCGgcggaggaggtggtggcggGGGCAGCGCGATGCCGATGCAGCAGCGAGTGGCGCAGCTGGAGCGGGAGCGCGACGAGAAGGCGCGGCTGGCGCAGCTCGAGGAAGACTTGAGAAGAGAGCGGGAGGAGAAGGCGCGGGTGGCGCAGCTCGAGGAAGACCTCAGCAGGGAGCGGGAGGACAAGGCGCGGGCCGTCCAAGAGCTCAACGAGCTAAGGAATGGCAACGAAAGTAAAGACGCGGAGAAGGTGCAGCTCCTGGAGCGGGAGGTGGAGAAGGCCAAGGAGTCGGAGCGCAAGATGCTCGAGTCGCTGATATACCAGACCAAGCAGCTGGAGCAGGCCAAGATCGGCCTCGAGGAGGCCAAGCTAGAGATAACCACGCTGCAGCAGCAGCAGGGCAGCAGCCGGAGCCACGAGCCCGCCCCGGCGTCGGCGTCCGGGACATGGCGCGGCGTCATGGAGCAGATGAGCGTCAAGGACCTCgtgttcggcggcggcggcgcggacgaCGAGGAGGTCCGGGCGCTGCGcgcggacctccgcgcggcgacgCAGGGGGAGGAGCGGAGCCGGAAGGCGCTGGAGGACCTCTCCGTCGCGCTCGCCGACGTCACCGCCGAGGCCAAGCAGGTCAAGCGCTGGCTCGCCGACGCGCAGGCCGGCCTGGAGGCCGCCAACGCGGAGGCCGGGCGCCTGCGCGCGGCTCTGGCCGACGCCGAGACGGCGCTCCGCGAGCAGCGCCGGCGCAGGCTCGAGGCCGAGGAGGCCGCGGCCAGCTGGGCCGACAAGGAGCGCGTGCTGCTCGGCTGCGTGcgcgccgccgaggaggaggtgTGCCTGGCGCGGCAGGAGAACACCAAGCTGGTCGAGTCGCAGCGGGTCATCCGCGACGAGAACGCGCGGCTGCGGGACATCCTCAAGCAGGCCGTCGGCGAGGCCAACGTCGTCAAGGAGTCGCTGGAGCTCGCCAGGGTCGAGAACGCGCGGCTCAACGACGTGGTCGACGACAAGGAGGCCGCGCTGCAGGGCCTCCGGCAGGAGTACGAGTGCGTCAAGGTCAGCGAGGCCGCCGCGCAGAGCAGCCTCAAGGAGCTCAACAGCCTGCTCGCCGCCACCACCACGGCCTGCAGCACCCCCGTGTCGTCCAGGACCGCGCCCGTCGCGCCGGCGCCGGAGCACGACCATCACCTGCCGCCGAGCGCGCGCCTCGTCGCCAGCGCCAAGGGGTCTCCGGCGTCGCGGCGTTGGATGGCGGAGAAGCCCCGGACGCCGAGCAGCCGGAGCTACTCGGTCGGCGAGCCCGCCAAATTCAAGGGCGTGGGCTACTCGCAGTCCGCCAGGATGGGGAACCTCAACCCCAAGGACCGCATGTTCGCGTCGCTCAGCAACATTGCCGACCTCAAGTCTGCCGCGGACTGTGCCGCCATGGACGATTACGACGACGAGTTCGACCACATCGACGAGAGCCACTACGTGGAGCACTCCATGAACGACAAGAAGAAGCGGCCGATACTTCGAAAGTTTGGGGACCTCTTCAGGAGGAAAAGCTTCTACAAGTCCAATTTAGCGCCAGTACACACTTGA
- the LOC127335069 gene encoding uncharacterized protein isoform X1: MSWDSSACRSGSFEAGLRAGASSSFRESKTSPRFQRSRSTAGASKASPSPEKRRGVTGGGGGGGGSAMPMQQRVAQLERERDEKARLAQLEEDLRREREEKARVAQLEEDLSREREDKARAVQELNELRNGNESKDAEKVQLLEREVEKAKESERKMLESLIYQTKQLEQAKIGLEEAKLEITTLQQQQGSSRSHEPAPASASGTWRGVMEQMSVKDLVFGGGGADDEEVRALRADLRAATQGEERSRKALEDLSVALADVTAEAKQVKRWLADAQAGLEAANAEAGRLRAALADAETALREQRRRRLEAEEAAASWADKERVLLGCVRAAEEEVCLARQENTKLVESQRVIRDENARLRDILKQAVGEANVVKESLELARVENARLNDVVDDKEAALQGLRQEYECVKVSEAAAQSSLKELNSLLAATTTACSTPVSSRTAPVAPAPEHDHHLPPSARLVASAKGSPASRRWMAEKPRTPSSRSYSVGEPAKFKGVGYSQSARMGNLNPKDRMFASLSNIADLKSAADCAAMDDYDDEFDHIDESHYVEHSMNDKKKRPILRKFGDLFRRKSFYKSNLAPVHT, encoded by the exons ATGAGCTGGGATTCTTCGGCCTGCAGATCCGGCTCCTTCGAGGCCGGCCTCAGAGCGGGCGCTTCCTCCAGCTTCCGAGAATCCAAGACCTCGCCTCGGTTCCAACGCAGCCGCTCCACCGCCGGCGCCTCCAAGGCATCGCCATCACCAGAG AAGCGTCGAGGCGTCACCGgcggaggaggtggtggcggGGGCAGCGCGATGCCGATGCAGCAGCGAGTGGCGCAGCTGGAGCGGGAGCGCGACGAGAAGGCGCGGCTGGCGCAGCTCGAGGAAGACTTGAGAAGAGAGCGGGAGGAGAAGGCGCGGGTGGCGCAGCTCGAGGAAGACCTCAGCAGGGAGCGGGAGGACAAGGCGCGGGCCGTCCAAGAGCTCAACGAGCTAAGGAATGGCAACGAAAGTAAAGACGCGGAGAAGGTGCAGCTCCTGGAGCGGGAGGTGGAGAAGGCCAAGGAGTCGGAGCGCAAGATGCTCGAGTCGCTGATATACCAGACCAAGCAGCTGGAGCAGGCCAAGATCGGCCTCGAGGAGGCCAAGCTAGAGATAACCACGCTGCAGCAGCAGCAGGGCAGCAGCCGGAGCCACGAGCCCGCCCCGGCGTCGGCGTCCGGGACATGGCGCGGCGTCATGGAGCAGATGAGCGTCAAGGACCTCgtgttcggcggcggcggcgcggacgaCGAGGAGGTCCGGGCGCTGCGcgcggacctccgcgcggcgacgCAGGGGGAGGAGCGGAGCCGGAAGGCGCTGGAGGACCTCTCCGTCGCGCTCGCCGACGTCACCGCCGAGGCCAAGCAGGTCAAGCGCTGGCTCGCCGACGCGCAGGCCGGCCTGGAGGCCGCCAACGCGGAGGCCGGGCGCCTGCGCGCGGCTCTGGCCGACGCCGAGACGGCGCTCCGCGAGCAGCGCCGGCGCAGGCTCGAGGCCGAGGAGGCCGCGGCCAGCTGGGCCGACAAGGAGCGCGTGCTGCTCGGCTGCGTGcgcgccgccgaggaggaggtgTGCCTGGCGCGGCAGGAGAACACCAAGCTGGTCGAGTCGCAGCGGGTCATCCGCGACGAGAACGCGCGGCTGCGGGACATCCTCAAGCAGGCCGTCGGCGAGGCCAACGTCGTCAAGGAGTCGCTGGAGCTCGCCAGGGTCGAGAACGCGCGGCTCAACGACGTGGTCGACGACAAGGAGGCCGCGCTGCAGGGCCTCCGGCAGGAGTACGAGTGCGTCAAGGTCAGCGAGGCCGCCGCGCAGAGCAGCCTCAAGGAGCTCAACAGCCTGCTCGCCGCCACCACCACGGCCTGCAGCACCCCCGTGTCGTCCAGGACCGCGCCCGTCGCGCCGGCGCCGGAGCACGACCATCACCTGCCGCCGAGCGCGCGCCTCGTCGCCAGCGCCAAGGGGTCTCCGGCGTCGCGGCGTTGGATGGCGGAGAAGCCCCGGACGCCGAGCAGCCGGAGCTACTCGGTCGGCGAGCCCGCCAAATTCAAGGGCGTGGGCTACTCGCAGTCCGCCAGGATGGGGAACCTCAACCCCAAGGACCGCATGTTCGCGTCGCTCAGCAACATTGCCGACCTCAAGTCTGCCGCGGACTGTGCCGCCATGGACGATTACGACGACGAGTTCGACCACATCGACGAGAGCCACTACGTGGAGCACTCCATGAACGACAAGAAGAAGCGGCCGATACTTCGAAAGTTTGGGGACCTCTTCAGGAGGAAAAGCTTCTACAAGTCCAATTTAGCGCCAGTACACACTTGA
- the LOC127335070 gene encoding uncharacterized protein isoform X1, whose translation MEALLQLEKVQRVLSLMGSRGLSDPTAAGGGGDRFLAHFLLFMVQPFDSLTMEKKILLVSELLREVNSDTLEEVQHLASLEGAKSEDKVRIILPSPCDQDISPGDLLQPTKKFKMNTEKLTIHDVPMIGFDAMRRANSTLEDFCRSYFIFHGLDINKPQAVFKFLPFLSFTESYIYQLDASNEDSLLSVPDNYPSRVLEREKMASTQASMFDMLDPLDNLLQCQGLMTDQLRNELKSGIQYWSLERKLCQALSRNNKISIEDVMKAIHLKSFDYRVLNLIMYQLTGQQVNELHMEFLTVSEFLVEISDDLYDYEDDVINNTFNILRMFAAIYGPLDAPKMLAKCIGEAEEKYERFSKKLDPSLSRSYWRRCEEATREGGKISSHTYGTWNIPPLIRDEESFRRDRMNKDDDSAVTIR comes from the exons ATGGAGGCGCTGCTGCAGCTGGAGAAGGTCCAGAGGGTGCTCTCCCTCATGGGCTCCCGTGGCCTCTCCgatcccaccgccgccggaggcgGCGGGGACCGCTTCCTCGCCCACTTCCTCCTCTTCATG GTGCAACCTTTTGATTCACTTACCATGGAAAAGAAGATCTTATTGGTTTCTGAGCTGTTGAGAGAG GTTAACTCTGATACTCTTGAAGAAGTACAACATCTCGCAAGTCTGGAGGGTGCTAAAAGTGAAGACAAAGtgaggattatccttccttcacCTT GCGATCAAGATATATCTCCTGGAGATTTACTTCAGCCAACTAAGAAGTTCAAGATGAATACCGAGAAATTAACCATACATGATGTGCCTATGATTGGATTTGATGCAATGAGGAGAGCCAATTCCACACTTGAAGATTTT TGCAGATCATACTTTATATTCCATGGTTTGGACATTAACAAACCACAAGCTGTTTTCAAGTTTCTTCCTTTTCTTTCATTCACAGAGAGCTACATATACCAG TTAGATGCTTCAAATGAAGACAGTTTGCTTTCGGTCCCAGACAACTATCCTTCAAGA GTGTTGGAAAGGGAAAAAATGGCTTCAACTCAGGCATCTATGTTTGACATGCTTGACCCTCTTGATAATCTTCTTCAGTGCCAGGGGTTAATGACTGATCA ATTGCGAAATGAACTCAAATCTGGCATCCAGTATTGGTCTCTGGAGAGGAAGCTTTGTCAAGCATTATCGAGAAATAATAAG ATATCCATTGAAGACGTGATGAAAGCAATCCATCTCAAATCATTTGATTATCGAGTTCTTAATCTGATAATGTATCAGCTTACTGGTCAGCAG GTCAATGAATTGCATATGGAGTTCCTGACCGTCTCGGAATTTCTAGTTGAGATATCTGATGACCT GTACGATTATGAA GATGATGTGATCAATAATACTTTTAACATCCTCCGCATGTTTGCTGCGATATATGGACCTTTGGATGCACCAAAGATGTTG GCCAAGTGCATAGGTGAAGCTGAGGAAAAATATGAGAGGTTTTCAAAGAAATTGGACCCTAGCCTCTCAAGGAGTTACTGGAGAAGGTGTGAGGAAGCTACAAGGGAAG GTGGGAAAATATCCAGCCATACATATGGCACGTGGAACATCCCTCCTCTGataagagatgaagaatcattccGCCGTGATAGAATGAACAAAGATGATGATTCTGCTGTGACCATCAGATGA
- the LOC127335070 gene encoding uncharacterized protein isoform X2: MEALLQLEKVQRVLSLMGSRGLSDPTAAGGGGDRFLAHFLLFMVQPFDSLTMEKKILLVSELLREVNSDTLEEVQHLASLEGAKSEDKVRIILPSPYISPGDLLQPTKKFKMNTEKLTIHDVPMIGFDAMRRANSTLEDFCRSYFIFHGLDINKPQAVFKFLPFLSFTESYIYQLDASNEDSLLSVPDNYPSRVLEREKMASTQASMFDMLDPLDNLLQCQGLMTDQLRNELKSGIQYWSLERKLCQALSRNNKISIEDVMKAIHLKSFDYRVLNLIMYQLTGQQVNELHMEFLTVSEFLVEISDDLYDYEDDVINNTFNILRMFAAIYGPLDAPKMLAKCIGEAEEKYERFSKKLDPSLSRSYWRRCEEATREGGKISSHTYGTWNIPPLIRDEESFRRDRMNKDDDSAVTIR, encoded by the exons ATGGAGGCGCTGCTGCAGCTGGAGAAGGTCCAGAGGGTGCTCTCCCTCATGGGCTCCCGTGGCCTCTCCgatcccaccgccgccggaggcgGCGGGGACCGCTTCCTCGCCCACTTCCTCCTCTTCATG GTGCAACCTTTTGATTCACTTACCATGGAAAAGAAGATCTTATTGGTTTCTGAGCTGTTGAGAGAG GTTAACTCTGATACTCTTGAAGAAGTACAACATCTCGCAAGTCTGGAGGGTGCTAAAAGTGAAGACAAAGtgaggattatccttccttcacCTT ATATATCTCCTGGAGATTTACTTCAGCCAACTAAGAAGTTCAAGATGAATACCGAGAAATTAACCATACATGATGTGCCTATGATTGGATTTGATGCAATGAGGAGAGCCAATTCCACACTTGAAGATTTT TGCAGATCATACTTTATATTCCATGGTTTGGACATTAACAAACCACAAGCTGTTTTCAAGTTTCTTCCTTTTCTTTCATTCACAGAGAGCTACATATACCAG TTAGATGCTTCAAATGAAGACAGTTTGCTTTCGGTCCCAGACAACTATCCTTCAAGA GTGTTGGAAAGGGAAAAAATGGCTTCAACTCAGGCATCTATGTTTGACATGCTTGACCCTCTTGATAATCTTCTTCAGTGCCAGGGGTTAATGACTGATCA ATTGCGAAATGAACTCAAATCTGGCATCCAGTATTGGTCTCTGGAGAGGAAGCTTTGTCAAGCATTATCGAGAAATAATAAG ATATCCATTGAAGACGTGATGAAAGCAATCCATCTCAAATCATTTGATTATCGAGTTCTTAATCTGATAATGTATCAGCTTACTGGTCAGCAG GTCAATGAATTGCATATGGAGTTCCTGACCGTCTCGGAATTTCTAGTTGAGATATCTGATGACCT GTACGATTATGAA GATGATGTGATCAATAATACTTTTAACATCCTCCGCATGTTTGCTGCGATATATGGACCTTTGGATGCACCAAAGATGTTG GCCAAGTGCATAGGTGAAGCTGAGGAAAAATATGAGAGGTTTTCAAAGAAATTGGACCCTAGCCTCTCAAGGAGTTACTGGAGAAGGTGTGAGGAAGCTACAAGGGAAG GTGGGAAAATATCCAGCCATACATATGGCACGTGGAACATCCCTCCTCTGataagagatgaagaatcattccGCCGTGATAGAATGAACAAAGATGATGATTCTGCTGTGACCATCAGATGA